From the Lolium rigidum isolate FL_2022 chromosome 2, APGP_CSIRO_Lrig_0.1, whole genome shotgun sequence genome, one window contains:
- the LOC124691263 gene encoding protein VERNALIZATION INSENSITIVE 3-like: MDPPNAGVTVIEPAKCRLMSLDEKRELVRELSKRPETAPEKLQSWSRRDIVEILCADLGRERKYTGLSKQRMLDYLFRVVKGKASSPAVHLQEKEPTPTRQKKEKEPTPDPNTSNHQQAAKRQRKSENPSRLPVVASNPVTADVPALPSNARFCLNLACRAILNLEDKFCRRCSCCICFNYDDNKDPSLWLFCSSEQSMQKDYCGFSCHLECALKDGRTGIMQSGQCKKLDGGYYCTRCWKQNDLLGSWKKQLVIAKDARRLDVLCYRIFLSHKVLLSTEKYLALHQIVDTAMKKLEAEVGPIVGDGNIGRGIVSRLTCGAEVQALCAQALDAMESLFSVASPPNSQFQRSSMIPFNFIKFEPITQTSITVVFDLDQCPTMAQRVTGFHMWHRVASTGFYLSNPTAIVLALAPSTTYAVRELKPATSYILKIAAYSNSNELGSWEVRLKTSCQKEDDPKVSVPGGAGVEQNNGSPKTNSGGQSDRSSEGVDSNNNTTVYADLNKSPESDFEYCENPENLDSDKTSHHPNKPTDNSRNIQVAAVRVTEVIELDEAPGLSASALDEEPNSTVQTALLHESSNSIEQIPRIEIPISQDASNPTAVNESVIPPPRFSASMPPTAPRVMENGKDIGGRSFNTKPGDNVVQNGSSKPEREPGNSSNKRSGKFEDNGHKDGCPEASYEYCVRVVRWLECEGYIESNFRVKFLTWYSLRATPHERKIVSVYVNALIEDPVSLSGQLSDTFSEAIFSKRPPSVPSGFCMDLWH; this comes from the exons ATGGATCCCCCCAACGCAg GAGTTACTGTTATTGAACCTGCTAAATGCCGGTTGATGAGTTTGGATGAAAAGCGAGAACTTGTTCGTGAATTATCAAAGCGGCCAGAAACTGCTCCGGAGAAACTACAGTCATGGAGTCGCCGTGATATTGTAGAGATTCTTTGTGCTGATTTAGGAAGGGAAAGGAAATATACTGGACTATCTAAGCAGAGAATGCTGGATTATCTCTTCAGGGTGGTGAAGGGCAAAGCATCTAGCCCTGCAGTGCATTTGCAAGAAAAAGAGCCAACTCCTACCcgtcagaaaaaagaaaaagagccaACTCCTGACCCCAACACAAGTAACCATCAGCAAGCTGCGAAACGACAAAGGAAGAGTGAGAATCCATCACGACTACCAGTTGTGGCCAGCAATCCGGTAACAGCTGATGTACCGGCGCTACCAAGTAATGCACGATTCTGCCTGAATTTAGCATGCAGGGCGATTCTTAACCTCGAGGATAAATTCTGCAGACGCTGTTCATGCTGTATATGTTTCAATTATGATGACAACAAGGACCCTAGCCTATGGTTGTTCTGTAGCTCAGAACAATCCATGCAAAAAGATTATTGTGGTTTTTCATGCCATCTTGAATGTGCCCTCAAGGATGGAAGAACCGGCATTATGCAGAGTGGGCAGTGCAAGAAACTTGATGGTGGTTATTACTGCACTCGCTGTTGGAAACAGAATGATTTGCTTGG ATCGTGGAAGAAACAACTAGTGATTGCTAAAGATGCTCGCCGGTTGGATGTATTGTGCTATCGGATTTTTCTGAGTCATAAGGTCTTACTCTCCACAGAGAAGTACCTGGCCTTACATCAAATTGTTGACACAGCAATGAAGAAGCTGGAGGCTGAGGTTGGACCAATTGTCGGTGATGGAAATATTGGTCGTGGAATTGTTAGTCGTCTTACTTGTGGTGCCGAAGTTCAAGCACTTTGTGCTCAAGCACTAGATGCTATGGAATCTTTGTTCTCTGTTGCATCTCCTCCTAACTCACAATTTCAAC GATCCAGTATGATACCATTTAACTTCATAAAGTTTGAACCTATAACCCAAACATCTATCACTGTAGTTTTTGATTTGGATCAGTGCCCTACAATGGCCCAACGTGTAACTGGATTTCATATGTGGCACCGTGTGGCCAGTACAGGATTTTATTTGTCAAATCCAACTGCCATCGTACTTGCACTTGCACCGTCAACAACATATGCTGTCAGGGAACTTAAGCCTGCTACAAGCTATATCCTTAAGATAGCTGCATACAGCAACTCCAACGAGTTAGGGTCATGGGAAGTCAGACTAAAGACAAGCTGTCAGAAAGAAGACGATCCAAAGGTTTCAGTACCAGGTGGTGCTGGAGTAGAACAAAATAACGGGAGCCCAAAGACAAATAGTGGTGGCCAATCTGATCGTTCTTCAGAGGGTGTGGACTCGAACAATAATACTACGGTGTATGCTGATCTGAATAAGTCACCAGAAAGTGATTTTGAATACTGTGAAAATCCTGAGAACCTTGATTCAGATAAAACATCTCATCACCCCAATAAGCCTACTGATAACTCTCGAAATATTCAGGTGGCTGCAGTTAGGGTAACAGAGGTGATCGAACTGGATGAAGCTCCTGGGCTCTCAGCGTCAGCTTTGGATGAGGAGCCCAATTCAACAGTTCAAACTGCTTTACTGCACGAGTCCTCAAACTCGATAGAGCAGATTCCAAGAATTGAAATTCCCATATCACAGGATGCATCAAATCCAACAGCTGTAAATGAGTCAGTGATCCCTCCACCTCGATTCTCTGCCTCTATGCCACCTACTGCACCTCGAGTTATGGAAAATGGTAAGGATATTGGTGGAAGGAGTTTCAACACAAAACCTGGTGATAACGTGGTTCAGAATGGCTCTTCAAAGCCTGAAAGAGAGCCAGGGAACTCATCGAACAAAAGATCAGGTAAATTCGAGGACAATGGTCACAAGGATGGATGCCCCGAAGCATCCTACGAGTACTGTGTGAGGGTCGTCAGGTGGCTAGAGTGTGAGGGCTATATTGAGAGCAACTTCAGAGTGAAGTTTTTGACGTGGTACAGCCTGCGTGCCACCCCGCACGAGAGGAAGATAGTCAGTGTCTATGTGAATGCACTTATCGAGGATCCTGTGAGCCTTTCTGGTCAGCTCTCTGATACTTTCTCGGAGGCAATCTTCAGCAAGAGGCCGCCTTCAGTCCCCTCTGGCTTCTGCATGGACCTCTGGCATTAA